In Pseudobacter ginsenosidimutans, the following are encoded in one genomic region:
- a CDS encoding T9SS type A sorting domain-containing protein: MKKQLLRVTLILFCYAIFGIPNGNAQTEVRFGNSYVNISKRTAGGTVEFGDTLEIRTNYYFPGGFNGGNIYFVRYMDNIPSNTTLVGDSVYLITNEGLLVKKYSIRASDDQATYKANPSLSEFNLRINIGANAANVGTAVTNAVAGGGNVKPGTHRPLVAGGTLITTAFRVRVTGSAGDIITLGAGELRYKKNSSSSTFYQDSIVRAIRYRILISPNTPICADAVGKNFAAEFGGTFGSGNTHNRGILPSDLPVPGYIRRPLTPSTETNDGYYTIVNNLSPRQSTFRNALKKPSCGSFSPPNINACGNRMFGGHWDIIGDHTGSTTPAGNDPTAANATGGYMLVVNSDYATGEAYRQSITGLCPNTSYEFSLWVRNVCTNCGIDSTGTQTWKPGVLPNLTFAIDDLDRYSSGMVDTVGWVKKGFMFKTGPTQEDIVISIRNNASGGGGNDWAIDDIALVTCNPNLTMLPSATTSVCVGDNVRISALVRSFFDNYTEWMWERSTDNGATWQNTGVTGHTPALDNGSGQYEYEAFYPTFISDPSTNGHIYRFRVASTPGNLSEPDCSFLNFTTIQLNVDDCQILPTKLLSFTGQLNNGNGYLKWVTDNETPGTIYEVERSNDGVSFTKITSVAGISPDAKFTYNFTDPKPVSGQAYYRIRMVEGEVFKYSKIILLSSKLEFSIRNLVNPFGSQISFDIVSPERGKANVQLMDLYGRTVKQSQQNIVQGMNEVFLRNLDHLSSGVYVLRIQIGEKIITKQVLKTNPGH, encoded by the coding sequence ATGAAAAAGCAATTACTCCGGGTAACCCTTATACTGTTTTGCTATGCCATTTTTGGCATACCTAACGGAAACGCACAAACGGAAGTGCGTTTCGGAAACAGTTATGTGAACATTTCAAAACGAACTGCGGGAGGGACCGTAGAGTTCGGCGACACGCTCGAGATACGCACCAATTATTATTTCCCCGGTGGCTTCAACGGCGGTAATATTTACTTTGTCCGGTACATGGACAATATCCCCAGCAATACAACTCTCGTAGGCGATAGTGTTTATCTTATCACCAATGAAGGCCTTCTCGTAAAAAAATATTCCATTAGGGCAAGTGATGATCAGGCAACTTATAAAGCCAATCCTTCACTGAGCGAATTCAATCTCAGGATCAATATCGGAGCAAATGCCGCCAACGTAGGCACAGCTGTTACCAATGCAGTAGCAGGAGGCGGTAATGTAAAGCCTGGCACACATCGTCCGCTTGTAGCCGGGGGAACGTTGATCACCACCGCTTTCAGGGTAAGGGTAACCGGTAGTGCCGGTGATATCATCACTTTGGGAGCAGGAGAACTGCGCTACAAAAAGAACAGCAGCTCATCAACCTTTTATCAGGATTCCATAGTACGCGCTATCAGGTACCGCATCCTTATCTCTCCCAATACACCCATCTGCGCAGATGCAGTAGGTAAGAATTTCGCGGCGGAATTTGGCGGCACCTTCGGATCAGGCAATACTCATAACAGAGGCATACTCCCTTCCGACCTGCCGGTTCCCGGATATATCAGGAGACCACTCACTCCTTCAACAGAAACCAACGACGGCTACTATACCATCGTGAACAACCTCAGCCCAAGGCAGAGCACGTTCAGGAATGCCTTGAAGAAACCCAGTTGCGGAAGCTTCAGTCCACCCAATATCAATGCCTGCGGCAACCGCATGTTCGGCGGCCACTGGGATATCATCGGTGATCATACAGGCAGCACAACACCGGCCGGCAATGATCCCACTGCTGCAAACGCAACCGGCGGGTACATGCTGGTGGTGAACTCCGACTATGCAACCGGGGAAGCCTACCGTCAATCCATAACCGGACTTTGTCCCAATACCTCCTACGAATTTTCACTCTGGGTCCGGAACGTGTGTACCAATTGCGGCATCGATTCCACTGGCACACAAACCTGGAAACCAGGCGTACTACCCAACCTTACATTTGCTATCGATGACCTCGACCGTTATTCATCGGGCATGGTAGATACTGTTGGCTGGGTGAAAAAAGGCTTTATGTTCAAAACTGGTCCTACACAGGAAGACATCGTGATCTCCATCCGCAACAATGCTTCAGGCGGTGGTGGTAACGACTGGGCCATCGATGATATCGCGCTCGTAACCTGTAACCCCAATCTCACCATGCTGCCTTCCGCCACTACTTCTGTTTGTGTGGGCGATAACGTGCGCATTTCAGCGCTGGTAAGATCTTTCTTCGATAACTATACGGAATGGATGTGGGAACGCAGCACAGATAACGGAGCCACCTGGCAAAATACAGGCGTCACCGGACATACGCCGGCTTTGGACAATGGTAGTGGTCAGTACGAATACGAAGCTTTCTACCCCACTTTCATCAGCGATCCCAGCACCAATGGGCATATTTACCGTTTCCGTGTGGCTTCCACACCTGGTAACCTCTCGGAGCCCGATTGCTCATTCCTCAATTTCACTACCATCCAGCTCAACGTGGATGATTGTCAGATCCTGCCTACCAAATTACTAAGCTTCACGGGGCAGCTCAATAACGGCAATGGCTACCTGAAATGGGTCACAGATAATGAAACGCCCGGCACCATCTATGAAGTGGAACGAAGTAATGATGGCGTAAGCTTTACCAAAATAACTTCGGTAGCAGGCATATCTCCCGATGCAAAATTCACCTACAATTTCACTGATCCCAAACCTGTAAGCGGTCAGGCTTATTACAGGATCCGGATGGTGGAAGGTGAAGTATTCAAATACAGCAAGATCATCCTTCTCAGCAGCAAACTGGAATTCTCCATCCGCAACCTGGTGAATCCGTTTGGAAGCCAGATCAGTTTCGATATCGTAAGCCCGGAAAGAGGCAAGGCCAATGTGCAACTGATGGACCTCTATGGCAGAACAGTGAAGCAATCACAACAGAATATCGTACAGGGAATGAATGAAGTCTTCCTCCGTAACCTCGATCATCTCAGCAGTGGAGTATATGTGTTGCGTATTCAGATCGGAGAAAAAATAATAACAAAGCAGGTTCTTAAAACAAATCCGGGACATTGA
- a CDS encoding PQQ-dependent sugar dehydrogenase — MKTAFKAVCLLILLIPLIGYAQDEPFSLTVLNQKPAPTDRYRLRHPFDITYGPDNFLYITEKVGQVSRVDTGTGIRKVILDIKQKVYLGLSRDGSGNVDGISQNGMLGMALHPGFSKVPGKDSIYVAYCYNSQYLRISRFFFNVATASCSGETTLIEGIPSSPDHTSGRMIIGADNMIYYSCGDLGNNQFNNKCREIRSQFLPSATDVQNHVYTNYSGKVLRIAPDGDIPADNPIWNGVRSHIYTIGHRNPQGLVWEKEPSNGSMVTTLTPGGRLYSAEHGPNTDDEINILQPGKNYGWPWIAGDTDNVNYQYVRWFQANNCNTIGYVENPQHLPAGSTYTREKDAPADVKANFQKPMKSVYTTCGSLSVTQCMVANGGWLKFPTIAPSSVEYYELNIGKGIPGWYPSLLVATLRKGTVYRYKLDPSGTTIISDSIPYFSSANRYRDIAMSPDGKIYIVTDSIGSTSGPSASNPSALTHRGAILVYRYTGSVLSLPDPSQPNKPEAKPVISVYPNPATAVVNIALGRIRHLPVTYQLYDMMGRIMRSGITAKDRISIPVADLRRGIYVLKLHDDNGTEILKEKIVLQ, encoded by the coding sequence ATGAAAACAGCTTTCAAGGCAGTTTGTCTGCTCATATTACTGATTCCGTTGATCGGATATGCGCAGGATGAACCATTTTCCCTGACTGTTTTGAATCAGAAACCCGCTCCCACAGACCGTTACAGGTTGAGACATCCCTTCGATATCACTTATGGACCGGACAATTTTCTTTACATCACCGAAAAAGTTGGACAGGTCTCCCGTGTAGACACAGGCACAGGAATCCGTAAAGTGATACTTGATATAAAGCAAAAAGTTTACCTGGGCCTCTCCCGCGACGGATCGGGAAATGTTGATGGCATTTCCCAGAACGGCATGCTGGGGATGGCTCTGCATCCTGGTTTCAGTAAAGTGCCTGGAAAGGATTCCATCTATGTTGCTTACTGTTACAATAGTCAGTACCTGCGTATCTCCCGCTTCTTCTTCAATGTGGCCACCGCCAGTTGCAGCGGCGAAACCACACTCATCGAAGGAATCCCAAGCAGTCCTGATCACACATCCGGAAGGATGATCATTGGCGCAGACAATATGATCTATTATTCCTGCGGGGATCTGGGGAATAATCAATTCAATAATAAATGCAGAGAGATCCGCTCACAATTCCTGCCATCGGCTACCGATGTTCAAAATCATGTGTATACGAACTATTCCGGCAAGGTCCTGCGCATTGCACCGGATGGAGATATTCCTGCTGATAACCCAATATGGAATGGCGTTCGCAGTCATATCTATACCATCGGTCACCGCAATCCCCAGGGGTTGGTTTGGGAGAAAGAGCCCAGTAATGGATCGATGGTCACCACTCTCACGCCTGGTGGAAGATTGTACAGTGCAGAGCACGGTCCCAACACAGACGATGAGATCAATATCCTGCAACCCGGAAAAAATTACGGATGGCCCTGGATCGCCGGCGATACAGATAATGTGAATTATCAATATGTCCGCTGGTTCCAGGCCAATAACTGCAATACCATCGGTTATGTGGAGAACCCACAGCATTTACCTGCAGGCAGCACCTACACGCGCGAGAAAGATGCACCTGCCGATGTAAAGGCCAATTTCCAGAAGCCAATGAAATCTGTATATACCACTTGTGGCTCGCTGAGCGTAACACAGTGCATGGTAGCCAATGGCGGCTGGCTGAAATTCCCAACCATCGCGCCCAGCAGCGTAGAATACTATGAGCTCAATATCGGTAAAGGTATCCCCGGCTGGTATCCCTCACTGTTAGTAGCCACATTGCGTAAAGGAACAGTGTATCGTTATAAACTCGATCCCTCGGGCACCACCATCATCAGTGATTCGATCCCATATTTTTCTTCAGCTAACCGTTATCGCGATATCGCCATGAGCCCGGATGGAAAGATCTATATCGTTACAGACAGTATTGGTTCCACATCCGGCCCCAGTGCTTCCAATCCTTCTGCGCTCACCCATCGTGGTGCCATCCTGGTATACAGGTATACAGGATCCGTGCTCTCGCTTCCCGATCCATCACAGCCCAACAAACCCGAAGCCAAACCTGTGATATCCGTGTATCCGAACCCTGCCACTGCAGTAGTGAACATTGCGCTGGGCAGGATCAGACATCTGCCGGTCACTTATCAATTGTATGATATGATGGGACGCATCATGCGCTCCGGCATCACCGCCAAAGATCGCATATCCATACCTGTGGCTGATCTCAGGCGCGGCATCTATGTATTGAAATTGCATGATGATAACGGAACAGAGATCCTCAAAGAAAAGATCGTTCTCCAATAG
- a CDS encoding bifunctional UDP-N-acetylmuramoyl-tripeptide:D-alanyl-D-alanine ligase/alanine racemase — translation MQYYIEHIASVIHGTVIQERRNDRIEQLLTDSRRLIFPKSSLFFALKGPRRDGQTFIGYLYHKGVRNFVVSEQPDLAQYPAANFVQVPDVLQALQLLAAYHRSRFTIPVIGITGSNGKTIVKEWLNQILDQQFAIIRSPKSYNSQIGVPLSVWPMSESHELAIFEAGISKRGEMEKLEAIIKPTIGILTNIGEAHSEGFDSIKEKLEEKLRLFDTVNTLVYRNDQDLVEETVQQMAQSRGIRLFAWGGKKDGAVQITGIEKTAHNTIITASYKGDVEKIVIPFTDDASIENAMHCWCTALLMKQDMQKVQQQLLLLTRVAMRLEMKTGINNCTVINDSYSADLSSFTIALDFLSQQAQHNRRTVILTDIPESGRNEKELYTEVANAMQQRKVNRLIGIGETIHHHAAAFEAAGIAELLFFPTVDAFKKDFHHIPFRDETILLKGARVFELEEIDRLLEQKVHQTVLEIDLNAVTHNLKQYQQLLRPETKLMAMVKAFAYGSGSFEVANVLQYHKIDYLAVAYADEGVELRKGGINLPVMVMNVDPTTFDVLVQYNLEPDIYAPELLHAFEAYLKREGIQQFPVHIELETGMNRLGFSESQLPVLLESLRSKLFKVQSVFSHLAASEDPQQDAYTKQQAERFEGMVSKLQQILGYPFIKHISNTAGISRHPELQMDMVRLGIGMYGIDSGNTHLLQLQEVSTLKSTIAQIKQLEEGETVSYGRKGVVTRKTNIATVRIGYADGYPRSLSTGVGKMWVNGHLAPVIGIVCMDMTMIDITDVPQVKVGDEVVIFGKQLPVEQVAHWAQTIPYQMLTGISQRVKRVYFQD, via the coding sequence ATGCAATACTATATTGAACATATCGCTTCGGTCATTCATGGCACTGTGATACAGGAACGCAGGAATGACCGGATCGAGCAATTATTGACTGACAGCCGGCGACTGATCTTCCCAAAATCATCCCTGTTCTTTGCTCTCAAGGGACCACGCAGGGATGGACAAACATTCATTGGTTATCTCTATCATAAGGGCGTACGGAATTTTGTTGTGAGTGAGCAACCTGATCTCGCTCAATATCCCGCTGCCAATTTTGTACAGGTGCCGGATGTATTGCAGGCATTACAGTTGCTGGCAGCCTATCACCGCAGCCGGTTCACAATTCCTGTGATCGGTATCACCGGTAGCAATGGAAAAACAATCGTGAAAGAGTGGCTCAACCAGATACTGGACCAGCAGTTCGCCATCATCCGTAGTCCCAAAAGCTACAATTCACAGATCGGCGTTCCATTGAGCGTATGGCCGATGAGTGAATCGCATGAGCTGGCCATCTTCGAAGCAGGTATTTCGAAGCGCGGGGAGATGGAAAAACTGGAAGCTATCATCAAACCAACCATTGGTATCCTTACCAATATCGGCGAAGCGCATAGCGAAGGATTTGACTCCATTAAAGAGAAGCTGGAAGAAAAACTTCGCTTGTTCGATACCGTTAATACGCTTGTCTACCGGAACGATCAGGACCTGGTGGAAGAAACTGTTCAGCAAATGGCACAGTCGCGCGGTATCCGGCTGTTTGCCTGGGGGGGGAAGAAAGATGGGGCTGTTCAGATAACCGGCATCGAAAAAACAGCTCACAATACTATCATCACTGCCTCTTATAAAGGCGATGTAGAGAAAATAGTGATCCCTTTCACCGATGATGCAAGTATAGAAAATGCCATGCATTGCTGGTGCACTGCGCTGCTTATGAAGCAGGACATGCAGAAAGTGCAGCAGCAGTTGCTGTTGCTAACCCGTGTGGCGATGAGGCTGGAAATGAAAACAGGCATCAACAACTGCACGGTGATCAATGATAGCTATAGCGCGGATCTCAGCTCGTTTACCATTGCACTTGATTTTTTATCGCAGCAGGCGCAGCATAACCGCCGTACTGTGATCCTTACTGATATCCCGGAATCAGGCAGGAACGAAAAAGAACTTTATACTGAAGTGGCCAATGCCATGCAGCAGAGAAAAGTGAACAGGCTGATCGGGATCGGCGAAACCATCCATCATCATGCTGCTGCATTTGAAGCTGCCGGAATTGCAGAGCTGCTCTTCTTTCCAACGGTGGACGCCTTCAAAAAAGATTTTCATCATATTCCTTTCCGCGATGAGACCATCCTGCTGAAAGGAGCGCGCGTATTTGAACTGGAAGAGATCGACAGGTTGCTGGAACAGAAAGTACATCAGACAGTACTGGAGATCGATCTCAATGCAGTGACGCATAATTTGAAACAATACCAGCAACTGCTTCGTCCGGAAACAAAGCTGATGGCCATGGTGAAGGCATTTGCCTATGGCAGCGGCAGTTTTGAAGTGGCGAACGTTCTGCAATATCATAAGATCGATTACCTGGCCGTTGCCTATGCAGATGAAGGTGTGGAGCTGCGTAAGGGTGGGATCAACCTGCCTGTGATGGTGATGAATGTGGACCCCACTACTTTCGATGTGCTGGTGCAGTATAATCTCGAACCTGATATCTATGCACCCGAGTTGTTGCACGCTTTTGAAGCTTATCTTAAAAGAGAAGGCATTCAGCAATTTCCTGTACATATCGAACTGGAGACCGGTATGAACAGGCTGGGTTTTTCTGAGTCACAGTTGCCGGTATTGCTGGAGTCCCTGCGCAGCAAACTGTTCAAGGTGCAGAGTGTATTCAGTCATTTAGCCGCCAGCGAAGACCCTCAACAGGATGCCTATACGAAACAACAGGCAGAACGGTTTGAGGGCATGGTGAGCAAATTGCAGCAGATACTGGGCTATCCGTTTATCAAACATATCTCCAATACAGCGGGTATCAGCCGTCATCCGGAATTACAGATGGATATGGTACGCCTGGGCATCGGAATGTATGGGATCGACAGCGGCAATACTCATTTACTTCAACTGCAGGAAGTGAGTACTCTCAAGAGCACCATCGCCCAGATCAAACAACTGGAAGAAGGGGAAACGGTCAGTTATGGCCGGAAAGGGGTGGTTACCCGCAAAACCAATATCGCCACGGTGCGGATCGGGTATGCAGACGGATACCCGCGCAGTCTCAGCACCGGCGTGGGCAAAATGTGGGTCAACGGACACCTGGCTCCTGTTATCGGTATCGTGTGTATGGACATGACCATGATCGATATCACCGATGTGCCGCAGGTGAAAGTAGGCGATGAAGTAGTGATCTTCGGTAAGCAGTTGCCCGTTGAACAGGTGGCGCATTGGGCCCAGACCATTCCTTACCAGATGCTGACCGGAATATCCCAGAGAGTGAAAAGGGTTTACTTTCAGGATTGA
- a CDS encoding lipoprotein signal peptidase, with product MKIRTVVLTILAIIFIDQALKIWVKTSMTYGWNGQIYLLGNWFRLFFIENEGMAWGWKFGGEFGKIALTLFRLVAVIFGVFYIRNIVRRKYHRGFIICVAMIFAGALGNLIDSMFYGMIFSASADGLPNAVLFPPGGGYASFLHGKVVDMLYVPIIENKTMPSWVPFWGGETFTFFSPIFNIADASISVGVIVILLFQRRFFKKDSESEQSTLLDPVKPNDTVQIS from the coding sequence GTGAAGATCAGAACTGTAGTCCTAACGATCCTTGCGATCATATTTATAGACCAGGCTTTGAAGATTTGGGTGAAGACCAGCATGACCTATGGTTGGAACGGGCAGATCTATTTGCTGGGAAATTGGTTCCGCTTATTCTTTATCGAGAATGAAGGCATGGCATGGGGCTGGAAATTCGGTGGCGAGTTTGGAAAAATTGCCCTGACGCTTTTCAGGCTGGTAGCTGTGATCTTCGGTGTATTCTATATCAGGAATATCGTACGCAGAAAGTACCATCGCGGTTTTATCATTTGCGTGGCCATGATCTTTGCGGGCGCCCTGGGCAACCTCATCGACTCCATGTTCTACGGTATGATCTTCTCCGCCAGTGCAGATGGTCTTCCCAATGCAGTGCTCTTCCCTCCGGGCGGCGGATATGCCAGTTTCCTGCATGGTAAAGTGGTGGACATGTTATATGTTCCCATCATCGAAAACAAAACGATGCCTTCCTGGGTACCGTTCTGGGGTGGTGAAACCTTTACTTTCTTTTCTCCCATTTTCAATATCGCCGATGCAAGCATCTCTGTTGGCGTTATTGTGATCCTGCTCTTCCAGCGCAGGTTCTTTAAAAAGGATTCCGAATCAGAACAATCAACTCTGCTCGATCCGGTAAAACCGAATGATACCGTTCAGATCTCTTAA